The DNA window ACCAGTCACCGTCACCATTAGCTACTACCCACAACAACCACCACCATCAGCCAACATGACAACATCAATATTTGTGATAAAAAATCGCATCAAGCAACTTTCGATCTGTTATTTTGACCACTATTTAATATAAATACTCACACACACAGAGTAAGAGACCAACTGTGGGAGCATGTGTTCTGCTACCGGATGCCTTGTTCCATTACCACCTCTCATGATCTTTAACCAACAAAGATTTTTTAGAACATGTATCCAAGTTCAAGGATGCAGCACGAAGACTAGGAGAACAACATATCAGTAGATAGAGTGCAATCCAGTAGAGTGTTTTGATTTGTGTAATGGTCAGTTAGGGTTCTGCCTAACTATTCTAAGAAAAACAATCGCTAGTAGAGCAGCTCGAGGTTGACTTTTTGGGTCGACTTTGACCCTGACCTAGTCTACGAATATAAAATTGATATCAATGGATTCGTCTAACCTCGTAGAGAATTCTTTTGGATAAATCGAGCTTATTTGGAGCATTCAGAGAGGAAACGCAGTTCGAGAAGGCTAGAGTTACTTCCGATCCAAGGTAAGTTAAGGATTGAGCTCAATGAGGGAATTCTTTCAAATTGAAATTATTTGTCATATACTATGTCTATGGAGATACTGTAtatgtgaggtgacgagcataTATGCACGTGCATTTGAGAAGGGTTGactaactttacccttattcATGGGTGAAGCCATGCGTTTGAGAGAAAGTTGCGCGGCAAACAATAATATGCACAATGATTCAACTGAGAAGGGGATAGTTCTTTGAATCTCAATTTTGAGGGGTTAGACTAATGTTGGTAtcatttactccctccgtctcaaattatttgtcgcttTTTTGTGTTACACGCCCATTAAGAAATACTAATTAGGAGGGGTATTTGACTAACTTaacccttatttatgtctaattaataatctctctccattacatgtttactctatttatgtgtcatctccattaatgacaaagttctactaagggtaaaatggagaaaaaataattaattgtgccttaaaactccaaaacgacaaataatttgagacaactatttttagtaaccacgacaaataatttgagacggagggagtatattggATGCTAAAATTAGTAACTTTAATTGCATTTTGATTATTACAATACTAATTTATATATGTTTGGTATTTTTAACTTTTCCATAAATTGTGCACTTCGCTTCAAGAAAGCATGAGCTTTACTTCTCGCTTTTCGCTTCAAGCCTCATGGACCttgttatttatttagttttgcgCTCTTTGCTTTTACAAACATTGTACCTGTCACATTGTCACTAAACATAATAACTGAACTCAAATTGCCCAGCAAAGATCTTCTCTTTTTCATCTAAGTTAATTGATTCAGCTTTAAAGATCAAAGTATGATTCTTATTATAAATATCTGTACTCCACAGCGTTGTGCAAGTAATACCAATTAGCAGTTCACTGCTTTCAAGAGTAGCAAAATAAATATCATCTTGATTTAAAACAATTTCATGAAAGAACTCTAATAGTAATTCCTCCGCTGAAATAAATTTTAACAGCTTTGGCTTTCCAAGTTGATATTCACTTACAGAATCACATCACTAACACAATATGCATCAAGAGACTATCACAGTTCCAATCTTACATTCTACAGATTTAAATTGAACTGTTGCACTTATGGGAAAAATTAGGGGGtccagaaaaataaataaataaatattggtTAGAATCCACAAGGGTACTTTACAAACTCAAGTCAAGCCAGACACCTGGACCAAGGTTCAAGCACACTAAGGCAGTCTGAAAATTCTATTGGACTTTAAATCTTTAAGGTAAGTGCAAGCCTAAGAAGTCAGAGTTGGGGACTACTTATGCTTATGAACATAAGCACAGGCAAGGGGAGGGGAAAGGAGAAAAGGAAACAGAATAAATGGATGTTTCAGGAAGGAGAATGTTGAGGTAAGGGCTAACTGGAAAGTGGAACAATCTGAACGGTTTTTCTTCTCTGGAATCCAACATTGAAGTGGTCTGAAAAACTAGTACAACAACTCGGGGGAAACAGGCCGGTGGAAAAGTCAAGGAAAAAGACGGGGGAAATTTTATGTGGAACAAAAGATGTTAGAGGAGTTTAGAGTTCCAAATAGGTACTCTCTCCTCCATTCTGGAAAGTGTAACAAAAATTCTCATCAACGCTTTCAGGGGTTTATGGGCTAAATAATGGAAAGGATGAACAGAAATTATGGCATGAACAACTGCTAACAGGTCTACGGGATTTACCTTGGGTGATTGATGGGGATATCTATGTCACCAGGTAATAGTTGATAGGTAAATGAGATTCTGATTATAGAAGCATCAGacgattaaagaaaaaaaaaattctgatgGGACAAGTAATCCTATTACCTTTCCAGCAATGTCAGGTGCTGAACCATGCACAGCCTCGGCAAGAGCAATACCTCCCTCACCAATATTGCAACTGTAAGAGAAATAATCTTTAGGCAAAATGAACTCAAATGGGACATTAGACATGTTCAAAGGCAAAAATCACATACCTTGGAGTTAAGCCCAAACCACCGATCAGACCAGCACAAAGGTCACTGATAATGTCACCGTAAAGGTTAGGCATCACCAAAACATCAAAAAGTGCTGGATTTTTCACAAGCTGTAAAAATTAAAAGGGAAGTAGGTCATGCACAAAAAAGGTTACCAGATAGTACTTCGACACTTTAAAATTACAACATTATATAAGACTTATCCAAGGATTTTGAATAAGATGAACATAAATGACTAGAATGGCAATGAGTTGTACCATCATACAACAATTGTCAATGACGACTTCCTCATACTTTATCTCAGGGTACTTCTCTGCTACCTCTCGGCAACACTGGATAGAAATGTAGAAAATCAACACCATAGTGCAAGTTTATAATACAAATTACTATAGTGAGACATCTGACATAAGGATAGACCTTAAGGAAAAGACCATCAGTCTTTTGCATGATGTTAGCTTTGTGAATTGCAGAAACTCTCTCTCTTCCATGAGCCTTGGCATAGTGAAACGCGTACTCTGCAACCCTTAAGCTTGCTTGACGAGTGATGATCTTGAGACTTTCAACCACACCCCTCACTACCTGATACCAAATGCAAAGAAATTCGACGATGTCCAGAAAAAAGAAGCTGTTTTGTTAAACAATTATTTTCTAGAAAGAGACTTACTTGATGCTCAAGACCACTGTACTCTCCTTCCGTGTTTTCTCTAATAGTGATGAGATTAACATTATCATAGCGTGTCTTGTATCCAGGTAGACTGTAGCAAGGTCTAACATTGGCATATAGATTTAACTCTTTCCTCAACGTAAGGTTCAAGGAACGATGACCTTTCCCAATAGGTGTGGCCATTGGCCCTTTCAAACCAACCTTATTCCGTCTCACTGATTCAAGACTTTCCCATGTTAAAAAACTATTGGTTCTAGGGTCTATCTCCTTCCCCACATAGTGTTCTTCCCATTCAATTGGTACCTCAGCAGTCTTGAAAATCTGCAATTATTAATAAGATTCAACAATTTATTACCTCCATTTATTTAATAAAGAGCCTAGCTCCAATAGAAACACAGTCACCATCATCATTCATTATTATAGACGGTCTAAAGGAAAAATGTTGAGCAAATAAACAGAACCCATTGTCATGCTTCTCAAAATACAGGTATAAagaaataacaacaataacaacaacatatccagtgtaatccTACAAGTGGAGTCTGGGAAGGGTATCAAacaagtacaacaacaacaacaacaacacacccagtgagtcccacaatgtggggtctggggagggtagattgtacgcaaaccttacccctaccttagggAGGGAAGCTGtttccggaagaccctcggctcaagaaaaagcaTAGGAAAGGTTAGATACGGGTAAACAAttcaaagcaattatgaaaatgaaaacaacgaAAGTGAATAAGCCATGATAACCATTCGTGCAAAACGGATACCATGCGAAATCAAGGGACAAGAAACTAAAGATCAACGCAACTACTAACAAGAAAGGATAAACGTGattacctactagccttctacccccgatccgagtcctccataccctacTATCTAAGGTCGTGTCCTCGGTAAGGCAAGATGCGCCAGTCTGTCTAATTACCTCTCCCCCGTCTTCGGCCTGTCTCTACCTCTTCCGAAACCGTCCATGCCTTCGACCTCTCACTCTCCGCCTAGGCATTTGTGTCTCTCCGCATCACGTACCCAAACCATCCCGGCCTCgacttcccgcatcttgtcctccccGAGGCTACTCCTACCTTGTCTCGGAtaacttcattcctaatcctatcgctCCTAGTGttcccacacatccatcgcagcattctcatttccgccactttcatcttctgaacgttAGACTTCTTAACTGGTCAACACTCCgacccatacaacatagtcagcctaaccaccactttgtagaacttgcctttgagttttggtggcaccttcttgtcgCACAACACTGCGGaggcaagcctccatttcatccacctcgCATCGATACGGTGTGTGACGTCATCATCAACCTCCCCCATCTCTGTATATCATGAatcaagatacttgaaactatcATCTTCCGTATAACCTCGTGCGAGCTTCACTTCCACGTCGACCTCACGCACCATATCGCTCGAACTTCGCACTCCAAGTACTGCCTCGATCCTACCTCAAcgaaccctttagactccgcGAGTTTGTTTACAAACCTCGCCCGCGTTAACTCCGCcgcgagtctcgtcaatcgtGACTATGTCATtcgcgaacaacatacaccatggcacctcaccttgaatttgccgcgtcaatccatccatcactaaggaaaataaaaatgggccAAGAGTCGATCCACAGTGCGCAACCCCATCGTAATCGGAAGttgctccgagtctcctcccaTAGTCCTTTCCCCGGTAACGCTCATCGTACATGTCCGATCGCCTAATGTACGCCGCGTGCACactagcctccaagcatctccagaACCTCTCTCTCGCACTTTGTCGTACGTCTTTTCAGTCGATGAACACCACGCGtaagtccctcttcctctcTCCCTATATTGCTCCACTCAGTCTCCGCAAGATGAATAGCCTTCAGACGGCGCGCCGGCTTTATAATCCGACTAGTTCTCCGAAATAGTACACGTCTCTCGCAcgctcatctccaccaccctttccccaCACTTTCACAAAATGTGGCTTAGCGACGGGGCCGATCCCTCGTTGTTGCAACTTTCGAACGTCGCTTCGGTTCTTGTACTGATAATGGAATCATTGCATCGCATCGCCATTCTTCGGCATCTTAGtcgtcttaaagatgacattaaacaaccgaGTCAACCACCTGCACCGCCCCTCGCCGGCTAGCCTCTTCCAAAATTCCCTCAGAATCTCGTCGAGCTTGGCCGCTCTTCCTTACTCATCCTACGAACAACACCCTTAACTTCTCAAtctttatactcctacaatatcTAAAATCACGACACCTCTCGCAGTACTCcaaaatctcccaacacaatgtctctatCCCCTTCGTCGTTCGCAGCTTCAAAGTGGAAGTATGATCGCCATCTTTGTCTAACGAGAGCCGTCCTCCACCGCACCGCCATCCTCGATGACCACCGATCCAACTCTACCCGATCCAACTCCTTCTCGCTCGCTAGCTCCAGACAACTTATCCCCGCCTTTGTCCTCTAGCTTCGCATACGTGCGTTCAAAAGTCGTTGTTTTCGCCGTCGTAACCTCTAACTTTCTCCTTCCTCGCCATCTTATACAATTCCCTATTCATCCGTTTCTCCTCATCATCCCTTGGTTCATCAACAACTCCTCGCATACGCCACCTTTTCTTCCTCTCTACCTTCTTCGAACTTATTCCACCACCGCCCTCGACGCTCGGTAACGACTACCCTTCGAGACCCCGCACCTCTCTCTAGCCGCTTCCCCTAACGCAATCGTCATCCTATCCCACACGCTTCTGCCGCTCCCCACTACTCTCCTAAGCTCCCATACCCCCTCAACTTCTCCCCCATCTCCGTGGCACTCGCTTTTCATGTTCAAACTCCCCCATTCGATCCTGAAGCTTGTCATCCacaaccttctttctttctcttcttcctcaCCTCGATCTCCAAGTCCATCACCGCAGCTTACGTTGTGTCGTTAGGCTCTCACTCTAATCACTCAGCAGCCTTCACGCAAATCTTTATCGCCCTTCTGGGCGTAGCAAAAAGTTGATTATGCCTTTTAGCGACGTAATCCACGAAAGGTTACCAAGTGGCTCCTCCTTCTTCTCTAGAAACTCGAATCACAATACCACCTCAAAGGCTTTGCGAAATCCAACAAAGGCAACTCCTCCTCCGTTCCCCGTCCCCGAAACCACAACCTCCACGCACATCGTCATATCCCCCGAAATCGACCCGACGTGTCCATCGAAATCTCCTCCTATGAATGTTTTCTCGAAAGTGCGTATACCTCCCACCATCTCGTCCAAATCCTCCAAAAAACGTCTCTTCTCCTCCTCTCCCAAGTTCTATTGAGGCGCGAACTAATAATATGCAAAATAAACCCTCCAACGACCACTTAATCGTCATCATCTTATCATCGACCCTCTTAACCCCTACCCTCGGTCTCTCAAGTCATTATCTACTAAAATGCCTACCCCATTCCTATCCCTCAACCTACTGCGAGAACCGTAAACTTATACTCGTCTGACGTCTTTGCACGGATCCTACCCATTTAGTCTCCCCGGATACAAGTATATTAATCCCCCTTCTTAAGAATCTTACCGGCTCAAAATGGACTTCTCCGATAAAGTCCCAATATTCCAAGACTCTACTCGCAAACTAGAAACTCCCTTAACCCACCTACCCCCTCCACCTACCCCCGGCATCAAAAATAAGTATGGAAAGGAAATATAGTAGTGAAGCAGTCATGCtaaaaataaatagaagagAAGAGTAGCAACAACAAATAATAAGCAAAGTAAATAACATGTAACTGACAAGGGAAACCAGACAATGCtcgactacctactaaccttctaccacAATCCTCAACCTCCATATCCTCCTAGCTAGGAGCACAtatttacttgtccatttttttcatttaaataacggaaaagggccaaatataccccttacAATGAGAAAtggtttaaatatacccctcgttatactttcggtCTAAATATACTCCTGAACTTTagttcaaatatatccctcctCTATTACGGTTGTTCAAGTTAGACATCCAATCATATATGATActaacatttgatgaggtgaATGACAtatggcatgccacctcagcgCCCCTAACCCATTTCATCTCTCCCCTCTATTTGTTCTTTTACCACTAAAATTTCCTACCCCTCCACCACGAGAGGTATATTTAAACCATTTCTAATAGAATATGTAAGATGAACAAGGAAAGAGTACATCAAACAACATAACGGGAACTTCACAAAATTTATGCATCAATTGGAAATCAATAGACTGAAGGGGAGCCAACTTGGTGTAACTGGTAAAATTGCAGCCAGGAGATCCCGGTTCGAGCCGTGAAAATAGCCTATACAATATACCCCTTGTGGTCTGTCTCTTCCCCGGACCCCGAGCATAGTGGCAGTTTAGTGTACCGGGCTGCCCTAATTGGAAATCAACAGAGTAAGATAGGAGAAAAAGAGGGACCTGCTTGACGGATTCAGCAATTTCAGGGCCAATACCATCGCCGGGGAAGAGAGTAGCACGGATCAAATTGGATTCACTGGAGAAAAACCTCCTAGCACCACATGGATTACGCCCAAGGACTCTCCTTGCAATCTGAGAAGCCATTATTCTCTTCGATCCCACTCCTCAGAAACGCACAAAAGGTTTGTTTATATATGGTTCctttatttatgaaaaaggGACAAACAagttttattaaattaaaaaagaagagtcAACAGTCAATACCCATAAATTcccctaaaaaaaatattggtcCTGCGTTCCgatttaagtgtcttaatttaacttgacatgaaatttaataaataaagagaaacttttgaaatgtgtgtaatgtattaaaaatattctttgaatcttgtgttTTTAAATTTGTCATATTTGACGTATCAACTTAGTAAATATAAAAGATGTACTCTTTTAGAGACATACTAAAAAGGAATTAACACTTTCAAATCGGAACGGGGGAGTACTACATATATAAGAAGTACTATGTACAgcctaaaaaagaaaataacacacTCAAATTGAAACGGGGGAGTACTATATATAAGAAGGTTTGCATATTATTTTATTGGTTATCGTTTTATGATTTAATTTTCTGTGTCGTGGGTGGAATGAGACTTCGATCCGACCTTACAAAGGCACAAAAGGTTGGTTTAATATGGTTCGATCAAAGGGGACTTGACTATTCCTTTATGAAAAAGGGACAAacaagataaaaaagaaaagagtcaATAACCATAAAATCCCCTAAAATTGATCCTCCCTCCGTccttatgtggcaccatttgactAGTTACGGatttaaaaaggaaagcaaGACCTTCAAAGTTTGTGGCCTAAAACAAGcgttagatatttgtgtggctattaatcatctcataaaattaaattgattctaaatataaaaatacatcattcagactaaaaagaaaaatgtgtcACATTATATATAAGGAAggtttatatattattttattggttatcattttatgattttatatgcttTGTGGTGGGTGGAATTAGaagaataactaatacatgatcTAGAATTAATActactttctccatatcacTTGTTTGTGTCCAGTAGAACCAAATTATTAGGCTTGTGATCATCATATAATCTTCTTGGTTCTGATCCTCAAGTTTGTAAGCTGCATCTTGTCCATATTGATTAGCTTTCTTTCTGTGCTTCGTAATTCCGGAAAGTTTTGGAATTCTAGCTTTTTGTCTTTGTCCAATGCAAGATTTGCCAAATAGTCTGCAATTCTATTGCCTTGTTCGTATATATGTTGAATATGAACATTACAAAACTGCATGAACTTCTGTATATCTTTTTTAACTAAGGTTTACTGTTATGATAAAATTCAATCGTGATTTATAAGTAGAtttcttatattaattattaatttatttagatGTTACTATTATGTTAATGTTATGGCTTTCAGTTAGTTTACTACATTAGCATGTAATGTAAGTTTACTATATTAGCATACAATGTAGGGATTTTTACAAGAAGAAAACTgaatatgaaaaaagaaagaaaattaacaaatatataagaaacaagaataattaatttttgaaaataaatataaaatgtcGTATGAATGTTCTTTTTGGCCTACTTTCTAACTCTGACACACAAAAAGTAGAAGTCACTTCCAAAAGGGCAATACTCGACTACAGCCAGAGGTAAATCGTATGATGTACATTTGAAACCTTTGTTTCAACATCACAAGTGAGGAGATGTACGATATCTTTGGAAAATACAGTGCTATTAGGCAGATCCTTATCGGCAGACCGTTGTTGCTGACCTCTATGCTTTAACGTCACTAATaggtaaaaatcattttttaatctATGAGGATATGTTGCTTGTTTTTGCTAAAACCCTTCTAGCCTACTTTGAGTTTACCTTCTTCTTTGATGttaatttcaattttgttgTTTGAGTAGGTACTTGATTGTTCTGTATTACCGGCAAGAACAAGATGAGCAAGAAACAAGAccagaagaagaaggaggaggaactTCAGAAGCTTCATGAGATGCATGGAGTGTCCATCAAGATAAGTGATTAGAAATATTTCTTCCGCATATGTAAAAATTGGTCAACCTTAGCAGCGAGGTGACTCTCTAGAACATACATATAGTAGCTCGTGGTGATGTGTTTTTTGAAGGATATTGTAATGAAGAATTAATGTTTGATATTTCTAATCAATGGCATCCTTTACTATTGTTACATCTGACATTGTATGATCTGTGCTATACTATCTGATTGTTACTTCTTGCTACATCTGACATCGTACGATATGCGCTTCACTGTTTGGTTATTACTTCTTGTGTGtaattttgcaaaaaattaTATTCGCATTTGTGTTGTGCACTGTATGGAATTTTACTAGAATTAATGTATTGGAATTTAGAAGCAGTGGAAGGCAACATTGGACATCTGGAAGCACTTTCCTTAAGTTTGGATCAAAAGTGCTATGgtttatttctttcttaatgCTACTCTATAGTTTTGATATGAATTGCTTGTAATAGTTAACTAGTGAGAGGGTAGTCTAGTTTCTATTCCTGTTACGAAGTCTAATGGATTTTGAGAAATGGGTGGTCAGAACCTGTTTGGCATTGTAAATATTCACTTTTGGTATCAATACAACATTtgcttacaaaaaaaaaaaaagtattggaTTTTCTATTAGGATGTAATATAGTGAATAAAGTGGGTTGAGAACGAACCATGGGGTTTCACGTTCAATTCCCAGCGGAAGTAAATATCATTTGGTGATTTCTCATCATCTGCCTAAGTTTTGGTGGATACAGTTACCCAATAtggtcaaacctctctataatggcaacggtttgtccgaaaatttcatggctgctatagtgaggtgatgttatgtatgtatactgaCATTTGATGTTTAGATCTTATTTAGCCGTTATACACAAAAGTACGCAAACAATtaattttctatactttttaatgttataaacgaaaataatatacttgttcattttatatctcaattgattttgatatctcattaattaaaaattaaaaagactaATAAAAATTCATAACTAGTCGTACCGATCTAAAGAACGTATGCATTAAAATTAATTGAGATATATTTCAAGTTTAACGTAAGAATTCTACGTACAATTGTAGGCTGTCTCGTAAATTTCAGGCTCTCAGTGATAATATAACGattaaatttatgaaaaatttgtGCATACTTTCAGCAAAAAGGAATTCAATAGTTTTCCCTTGAAAGTTCTCTAAGAGCTTAACAGTTGACTCTTCTTTCTCATCCCAAATAGCAGTAGGTTGAGAATCTTCATCAACAGTTGTCACCTCCTGCATCCACTGTCTTTTGAAATTTACAATGTGCatgacattaatgatgattgccataaatattttaatatttatatataatatatttcttataatattattacacaatatttaACTATGGCTGTTATAAAGaagtaattttacaaaaagtgTACTGCTATAATGAATGTCACTGCTGTTATAGGTAGAATCTTTGTTATAgggaagtaaaatataacatgaaaaatctgTTTCAGAGAAAATCAGgtcgttatagtgaaatgttattataacgaatgacaattatagagaggtttgactgtatttaTATTGATGGGAGGTAACATGTACCTGGTGAAATTAGTCGACGTGCGCGCATATTGACCCGAACATCATGATTATAGAAAAAGTATGTAATGTAGTAAAATTCCTTCACTAATGAATCAATGCTTGCACTAATTAAAAAAGGTAATGAATAACTGCTTGCACTAATGTtgtttacctattatgtttaTTTGTTTAGCACACTTTATCACTCTGTTAACGGCACACATTATCCAATATGTGTTGTCACTTGGTTGAGCTTGAGTGAGCGTACGTACTTATGGCACCACAGCTGGGTAAGCTTGGGTAAGCGTACCCTCGCCCCGCCAGATGGGTTTGAGCTTGAGCAATGACTTATGGAACCATAGAAAATTTACCAGTTTGCACACATGTCTACTTTTATATTTGTATTCATGATTATAGTCCAGTTAATTTACTTGTATTTCATATCTATACTCGTATGGCGTTGAGGAGGTATTTGTATGCACTACCATGAATTTCTAAATACTTGCCCCAGGGTAGGTTGCTAGAGCGAGTC is part of the Lycium ferocissimum isolate CSIRO_LF1 unplaced genomic scaffold, AGI_CSIRO_Lferr_CH_V1 ctg5730, whole genome shotgun sequence genome and encodes:
- the LOC132044983 gene encoding 3-isopropylmalate dehydrogenase, chloroplastic-like, with amino-acid sequence MASQIARRVLGRNPCGARRFFSSESNLIRATLFPGDGIGPEIAESVKQIFKTAEVPIEWEEHYVGKEIDPRTNSFLTWESLESVRRNKVGLKGPMATPIGKGHRSLNLTLRKELNLYANVRPCYSLPGYKTRYDNVNLITIRENTEGEYSGLEHQVVRGVVESLKIITRQASLRVAEYAFHYAKAHGRERVSAIHKANIMQKTDGLFLKCCREVAEKYPEIKYEEVVIDNCCMMLVKNPALFDVLVMPNLYGDIISDLCAGLIGGLGLTPSCNIGEGGIALAEAVHGSAPDIAGKNLANPTALLLSAVTMLRHLELHDKADRIQDAILKTIAEGKYRTGDLGGTSSTTDFTNAICDHL